A genomic window from Herpetosiphonaceae bacterium includes:
- a CDS encoding FtsK/SpoIIIE domain-containing protein, translating to MPVSAPHPAQVMLVWIVVIAILVGGSSMLLTKLRQYRRSRLATTSGSAGQAAPRPRPESRPSAGVQPLVAAQPVMSQASPRPGAPPLPATNDLRAATVRAIQRLPAVIPPPRPDRCMIPLLFDSDTWRGIRIGKDGHWGVFGTTGSGKGNALQHLALAALELGPTTAQLVVLDAKGGLDYGFCDRIAHARLYANTQIGAGCQRVLDEMERRTALLRAADARHIDEYNAQAAPRLPLLLVIADEIADFTSDQHDAIETVARMGRAVGIVLFVATQYPTAEVLTSQIQANVSNRVVFRLTSSAFSSVALRRQIKNDPATYEPAAIPQAMQGVAVLRIDGGHEILGRSPEITQQIRSARIAALVSRWPNDTTGDGPAADTADPATTAPATLRWTEAHIRVAAWLAEAQATGERLSDREIARRLFDGKSGGDWSAKAKAIRLDVEPLLSEPAAAADPATKVDEAPPIVPHPTTEHLAKAA from the coding sequence ATGCCCGTGTCAGCGCCCCATCCCGCGCAAGTGATGCTCGTCTGGATTGTGGTCATCGCGATTCTGGTCGGCGGCAGCTCGATGCTGCTCACGAAGCTGCGCCAGTACCGCCGCTCCCGGCTGGCGACAACGAGCGGCAGCGCCGGACAGGCAGCGCCGCGCCCACGACCGGAGTCCCGCCCATCTGCCGGGGTCCAGCCGCTGGTGGCAGCGCAGCCGGTGATGTCGCAGGCCAGCCCGCGACCAGGCGCTCCGCCACTCCCGGCAACGAATGATCTGCGTGCTGCTACGGTCCGAGCGATCCAGCGCTTGCCCGCCGTGATCCCGCCGCCCCGCCCCGATCGCTGCATGATCCCGCTGCTCTTCGATAGCGACACCTGGCGCGGCATTCGTATCGGCAAGGACGGACACTGGGGGGTGTTCGGCACCACCGGCAGCGGCAAGGGCAACGCGCTCCAGCATCTTGCGCTCGCCGCGCTCGAGCTGGGGCCGACCACCGCGCAGCTCGTCGTGCTGGACGCCAAGGGCGGCCTCGACTACGGCTTCTGCGATCGGATTGCGCACGCCCGCCTCTACGCCAACACCCAGATCGGCGCGGGCTGCCAGCGCGTCCTGGATGAGATGGAGCGGCGCACGGCGCTGCTCCGCGCCGCCGATGCCCGCCATATCGACGAGTACAACGCGCAGGCCGCGCCGCGCCTGCCCCTGCTGCTGGTGATCGCCGACGAGATCGCGGACTTCACGAGCGATCAGCACGATGCCATCGAGACGGTTGCCCGCATGGGCCGCGCGGTCGGTATCGTGCTCTTCGTCGCCACGCAGTATCCGACCGCCGAGGTGCTCACCAGTCAGATCCAGGCGAACGTCAGCAATCGGGTAGTCTTCCGCCTGACATCGAGCGCCTTCTCGTCCGTCGCGCTCCGCCGCCAGATCAAGAACGATCCGGCGACCTACGAGCCAGCGGCGATCCCGCAGGCCATGCAGGGCGTCGCGGTGCTCCGGATTGATGGCGGCCATGAGATCCTGGGGCGGTCGCCGGAGATTACCCAGCAGATCCGGTCTGCCCGGATCGCCGCGCTCGTGAGCCGCTGGCCCAACGACACGACCGGCGATGGTCCCGCTGCCGACACCGCCGATCCGGCGACGACCGCTCCCGCGACGCTGCGCTGGACCGAGGCGCATATTCGGGTCGCGGCGTGGCTGGCCGAGGCCCAGGCCACCGGGGAGCGCCTGAGCGACCGGGAGATCGCCCGACGCCTGTTCGACGGCAAGAGCGGCGGGGACTGGTCGGCGAAAGCCAAGGCGATCCGGCTCGACGTGGAGCCGCTGCTGTCGGAACCGGCGGCAGCTGCGGACCCAGCCACGAAGGTGGACGAGGCGCCGCCGATCGTGCCACACCCAACGACGGAGCACCTTGCGAAAGCCGCGTGA
- a CDS encoding MerR family transcriptional regulator gives MPFEREYKTSEATQKTGLGERQLRRYVVQGKLRSRRSGRDTFYNADDIDRLSAERGRSVHAAPPEPTTDIMPASEIFQYLQDRQEKLDAALLEIGRLQGRLEAQQKLLEDRERLQQRVEELQAELDAVRQEAQGYREAQATIARLEAQLARLTGEA, from the coding sequence ATGCCATTCGAGCGCGAGTACAAAACCAGCGAAGCCACCCAAAAAACCGGCCTGGGCGAGCGCCAGCTCCGGCGCTACGTGGTCCAGGGCAAGCTGCGCAGCCGTCGATCGGGCCGCGACACGTTTTATAACGCCGACGACATCGATCGGCTGTCCGCCGAGCGCGGGCGCTCGGTGCATGCGGCACCACCCGAGCCGACGACGGACATCATGCCCGCGTCCGAGATCTTCCAGTACCTCCAGGATCGCCAGGAGAAGCTCGACGCGGCGCTCCTTGAGATCGGACGCCTCCAGGGCAGGCTCGAAGCCCAGCAGAAGCTCCTCGAAGACCGCGAGCGACTCCAGCAGCGAGTCGAGGAGCTGCAGGCCGAGCTGGATGCCGTGCGCCAGGAGGCGCAGGGCTACCGCGAGGCACAGGCGACGATCGCGCGGCTTGAGGCCCAGCTAGCCCGGCTCACCGGCGAGGCATAA
- a CDS encoding replication-relaxation family protein: MAAQPPTPKTPVARRAYVQSLLEQGKTIDYAERCRIAQDWQCDQRSIARDLEALGVSRPPARTQVSPRNARGPWPILGQVSPGRLAHNRAIAVLRLLGRLEFVSSAWITRLIFPDQSPEAMRRTMQRLVQEHRVWRTTVTLNQLYPSAAGHGRRQPPPKSPYIYGLTPEGKALLEGLDVEASPQISAGLQCRDRRAPAVSQAQITHDLLVASWCASVIDAARRCPLLESILCQVEYVSARHGDGRERQRFDALLVLRFHRTPRPQTAPGWAIPWYDAEPTTEQHIVRRFALEVDRGTEPLRILLGKGLTYRELTETGHYTRTLGGPVLPVFLVPPGKRAAQIAREWQDAWPGGAGVISSFEKAAHGEWGTLWGQYLTFKDTPPKPLALLAGVVNSLEDWARLCESWVPGLPHEASGPPA, translated from the coding sequence ATGGCTGCCCAACCACCTACCCCGAAAACGCCGGTGGCCCGCCGCGCCTATGTGCAATCGCTCTTGGAGCAGGGGAAGACCATTGATTATGCCGAGCGGTGCCGGATCGCCCAGGACTGGCAGTGCGACCAGCGCTCAATCGCGCGCGATCTGGAGGCATTAGGCGTGTCCAGACCTCCGGCCAGAACCCAGGTCTCGCCACGCAACGCGCGCGGCCCCTGGCCCATCCTCGGTCAGGTATCGCCCGGACGGCTGGCGCATAATCGCGCTATCGCCGTGCTGCGGCTGCTGGGGCGGCTCGAATTCGTGTCGAGCGCCTGGATCACGCGGCTGATCTTCCCCGATCAGTCGCCGGAAGCGATGCGCCGGACCATGCAGCGGCTCGTGCAGGAGCACCGCGTCTGGCGCACCACCGTCACCCTCAACCAGCTCTATCCCAGCGCGGCTGGACACGGCAGGCGGCAGCCACCGCCGAAAAGCCCGTATATCTATGGCCTGACGCCGGAAGGCAAAGCGCTGCTGGAAGGGCTGGACGTAGAGGCGAGTCCGCAGATCTCTGCGGGCCTGCAATGTCGGGACCGGCGCGCGCCGGCGGTGTCACAGGCGCAGATCACGCATGATCTCCTGGTCGCGAGCTGGTGCGCCTCGGTGATCGACGCGGCGCGGCGGTGTCCCCTGCTGGAGTCGATCCTCTGCCAGGTGGAGTATGTCAGCGCGCGGCATGGGGATGGCCGCGAGCGCCAGCGCTTCGATGCGCTGCTCGTGCTGCGCTTCCATCGGACCCCGCGCCCGCAAACCGCGCCCGGCTGGGCGATCCCCTGGTATGACGCCGAGCCGACCACCGAGCAGCATATCGTGCGCCGCTTTGCGCTGGAAGTTGATCGCGGCACCGAGCCGCTGCGCATCCTCTTAGGGAAGGGTCTGACCTATCGCGAGCTGACCGAGACCGGGCACTACACCCGGACGCTGGGCGGGCCGGTGCTGCCGGTCTTTCTGGTGCCGCCGGGCAAGCGCGCGGCCCAGATCGCGCGGGAGTGGCAGGACGCCTGGCCGGGCGGCGCGGGCGTGATCTCCAGCTTTGAGAAGGCGGCACACGGGGAGTGGGGCACGCTCTGGGGGCAGTACCTGACGTTCAAGGACACGCCACCGAAGCCGCTGGCCCTGCTGGCCGGCGTGGTCAACAGCCTGGAGGACTGGGCGCGGCTGTGCGAGAGCTGGGTGCCCGGGCTGCCGCACGAGGCGTCAGGACCGCCGGCATGA
- a CDS encoding NmrA/HSCARG family protein gives MIAAGRNMIVVTGATGLQGGAVTRHLLKDGWQVRAVTRNPASPRALALARRGVDVVQGDLGEAASLRPLFAGAYGVYSVQNPFISGPEAEVRQGKTVAEVAKASGVQHLVYGSAGIARTSTGIPSWETKRQIEEHLHALALPLTILRPMAFMEVMTDQKFFPAVAIWHVMPRLMGASRPVGWLCVDDLGAIAARAFAAPDRFVGQDLALVSDVQSLAQCRALYRDVMGTAPPHFPLPIWLFQRFGFVGRDLTAMWRWLRTASFDLDTAPTLAIHPDALTVRAWLRRQKAARSAAQ, from the coding sequence ATGATCGCTGCTGGACGGAACATGATCGTCGTCACGGGAGCCACCGGTCTTCAAGGCGGTGCCGTGACCCGTCATTTACTCAAGGATGGGTGGCAGGTCCGCGCCGTGACCCGCAACCCGGCGAGCCCGCGGGCGCTGGCGCTGGCGCGGCGTGGCGTTGACGTGGTCCAGGGCGATCTGGGTGAGGCCGCGTCCCTCCGGCCGCTCTTTGCGGGCGCCTACGGGGTCTATAGTGTGCAAAACCCCTTCATCAGTGGACCGGAAGCCGAGGTGCGGCAGGGCAAGACGGTCGCTGAGGTGGCGAAAGCCAGCGGGGTGCAGCATCTCGTCTATGGGTCTGCCGGAATCGCGAGGACGAGCACCGGCATCCCCTCCTGGGAAACCAAACGGCAGATCGAGGAGCACCTGCACGCGCTCGCCCTGCCGCTGACGATCCTGCGTCCGATGGCCTTCATGGAGGTGATGACCGACCAGAAATTCTTCCCGGCCGTTGCGATCTGGCATGTTATGCCCAGGCTGATGGGAGCATCGCGCCCGGTCGGTTGGCTCTGCGTGGACGATCTTGGCGCGATTGCGGCACGCGCCTTTGCCGCCCCGGACCGGTTCGTTGGTCAGGATCTGGCGCTCGTGAGCGACGTGCAATCGCTCGCGCAGTGCCGCGCGCTCTATCGCGACGTGATGGGCACGGCGCCGCCGCACTTCCCGCTGCCGATCTGGCTGTTCCAGCGCTTCGGCTTCGTGGGGCGCGACCTGACCGCTATGTGGCGCTGGCTGCGCACGGCATCCTTTGACCTGGATACCGCACCGACCCTCGCCATCCATCCGGACGCGCTCACGGTGCGTGCGTGGCTGAGGAGGCAGAAGGCGGCGCGATCGGCAGCGCAGTGA
- a CDS encoding ParM/StbA family protein, giving the protein MATHPGTPVLITADIGNVNTKFRSGAGWTLIPSLVRLPGNTGYSFTDTSAPRPLTYRDGPAQIAPVSYVVGHDAQRVGVNDLSFVGSAALRVRSDAYLLLHLYAIVASLPSGVTTATVMFAGGLPVADDGNETVKTVLKERLRGTHRLRWGDTEYTITIDKLLLIPQPIGAIATLLYTSDGRVQASGTMLRQRFALDIGGGTTDYTGRRGLDLIPGTEGGVALGAMTAAEIALRRVQARHPRLRNLDATQVLHAMQRAEPIVFLAGDPIAVKDEIQEGVETTAAEIVRHVSRCWQAHLEQGEVLLFGGGGALLAGPISQQLGSITRVTLLPHPLYRVVDGIERIARSKLAA; this is encoded by the coding sequence ATGGCAACACACCCTGGCACTCCGGTGCTCATCACCGCCGACATCGGCAATGTGAACACCAAGTTTCGCAGCGGCGCGGGCTGGACGCTCATTCCATCGCTCGTGCGCCTGCCCGGAAACACCGGCTACAGCTTCACTGATACGTCCGCGCCCCGACCGCTCACCTATCGCGATGGTCCAGCCCAGATCGCCCCGGTGTCCTATGTTGTCGGACATGACGCCCAGCGCGTGGGCGTGAACGATCTGTCCTTCGTCGGCAGCGCCGCGCTGCGCGTCCGCTCCGACGCCTACCTGCTGCTCCACCTCTACGCGATCGTCGCCAGCCTGCCGTCGGGCGTGACGACGGCCACGGTGATGTTCGCCGGAGGGCTGCCGGTGGCGGACGACGGCAACGAGACGGTCAAGACCGTGCTCAAGGAGCGGCTGCGCGGCACGCACCGGCTGCGCTGGGGCGACACCGAGTACACGATCACGATCGACAAGCTGCTGCTCATTCCACAGCCGATCGGCGCGATCGCCACGTTGCTCTATACCTCGGACGGACGCGTCCAGGCCAGCGGCACCATGCTCCGCCAGCGCTTCGCGCTCGACATCGGCGGCGGGACCACGGACTACACCGGACGGCGCGGGCTGGATCTGATCCCCGGCACCGAGGGCGGCGTGGCCCTGGGGGCGATGACCGCCGCCGAGATCGCGCTCCGCCGCGTGCAGGCCCGACATCCCCGGCTGCGGAATCTTGACGCGACCCAGGTGCTCCACGCGATGCAGCGCGCCGAGCCGATCGTGTTCCTGGCGGGCGATCCGATCGCGGTCAAGGACGAGATCCAGGAGGGCGTGGAGACGACCGCCGCCGAGATCGTGCGGCATGTCTCACGCTGCTGGCAGGCCCACCTCGAGCAGGGCGAGGTGCTGCTCTTCGGCGGCGGCGGGGCGCTGCTCGCCGGGCCGATCAGCCAGCAGTTAGGATCGATCACGCGCGTCACGCTGCTGCCCCACCCGCTCTACCGCGTGGTCGACGGCATCGAGCGCATCGCCCGCAGTAAGCTGGCGGCCTAA